A window of Metabacillus sp. B2-18 contains these coding sequences:
- a CDS encoding 3'-5' exonuclease: MPDDIKILKYIFWDQLFFKHRMNKMIQLPEYDYAVTSIERFVESQKGLMKEDLRSCTFTIFDLETTGFFPNMGDEIISIGAIKVKNFEILYDEAFYTIMKPINKIPKTVEELTGLSGEILAKAQSFPVGIRKFLDYCEGSILVAHPATFDIEFMKTVLNQWNFPNFSVDFLDSHLIANDLYTGERNYLDNLVERFKISERERHHALNDAVMTANVFIKLLQQYDRSFIKNPKQLLDTIEENRIINDGLS, encoded by the coding sequence TTGCCAGATGATATAAAAATATTAAAATATATATTTTGGGATCAATTATTTTTTAAACATCGCATGAACAAAATGATCCAGCTTCCAGAATACGATTATGCCGTTACTTCAATTGAACGCTTTGTAGAAAGTCAAAAAGGATTAATGAAAGAAGATTTACGCTCCTGTACATTTACAATTTTTGATTTAGAAACAACTGGTTTTTTCCCAAACATGGGTGATGAAATCATTTCTATCGGTGCGATCAAAGTCAAAAATTTTGAAATCCTGTATGATGAGGCGTTTTATACAATTATGAAACCAATCAACAAAATTCCGAAAACAGTGGAAGAACTAACAGGATTATCAGGAGAAATATTAGCTAAGGCTCAATCTTTTCCAGTTGGGATACGTAAATTTCTCGACTACTGTGAAGGAAGTATTTTGGTTGCCCACCCTGCTACATTTGATATCGAGTTTATGAAAACCGTTCTTAATCAATGGAATTTCCCAAACTTTTCAGTTGATTTTCTGGATTCCCATTTGATTGCAAATGACTTATATACAGGAGAAAGAAATTATTTAGATAATCTTGTAGAACGATTTAAAATATCCGAACGAGAACGTCATCATGCATTAAATGATGCTGTCATGACTGCAAATGTTTTTATCAAACTTCTACAGCAGTATGATCGGTCATTTATAAAAAATCCTAAACAACTATTAGATACAATCGAAGAAAACAGGATAATTAATGATGGTTTATCTTAA
- a CDS encoding heavy metal translocating P-type ATPase: protein MEEYKVKGLTCANCTRELQEEINKLPSGQTASLSYNTGKLKLESNVDIEKVKRILSSDGAYIEADEHEQHDHDHHHPTGINWIVLLSLSAIFYIAGILTDIFFNEYIAIGLFLAATVLSGYQTFIKGLKNLFKLKFNIETLMTIALIGALGIGEWKEGALVAILFGLNEYLEGLGMQKARNSMEKLLAIAPKEATVLDNGQEKIVKISSLKTNQIVLVRSGEKIPSDGLVLEGKSSVNEAAITGESMPVEKEKDEPVYGGSINNEGVLKIKITKAYEESSLAKILHLVEEAQETKTPTELFINKFAKYYTPLIMIISAIVMLIPPLVFGGSWGEWFYQGLAVLIVGCPCALVLSSPIAIVSGITKNARNGILVKGGVFLEQLGKIHTVAFDKTGTLTKGQPFVENYVEYDPKFLQIAASIEKSSSHPIAKAVLRKAEGFTLIEPEEIKTVSGSGIVAKIDGVTYFLGNEAHMKDVQIEEEIKAQIQQYKQSGMTLVILATSENVLGIMGISDEIREESADVMKALHEAGIQKTVMLTGDHESTAKKVASKVGLTSYFAGLLPDEKVEKVKELSQGKKVAMIGDGINDAPALATADLGIAMGKGTDSAIETADIVLMQDHLGKLPSAIKSAKKVNSIIKLNITLALGLKLIALLLTIPGLLTLWIAILSDMGATILVTLISLTVLYERK, encoded by the coding sequence ATGGAAGAATATAAAGTTAAAGGATTAACATGTGCAAACTGTACTAGAGAATTACAGGAAGAAATAAATAAATTGCCGTCAGGACAAACAGCATCTTTAAGCTATAACACAGGTAAGCTTAAACTAGAAAGTAATGTTGACATTGAAAAAGTAAAAAGGATTTTATCTTCAGATGGGGCATATATAGAAGCTGACGAGCATGAGCAGCATGATCATGACCATCATCATCCTACAGGGATAAATTGGATTGTCCTTTTATCCTTATCAGCTATTTTCTATATTGCAGGGATTCTAACCGATATCTTTTTTAATGAATATATTGCAATCGGACTTTTTCTTGCAGCAACCGTTTTAAGTGGATATCAAACCTTTATCAAGGGATTGAAAAATCTATTTAAATTAAAATTTAATATTGAAACGTTAATGACCATTGCCTTAATTGGTGCATTAGGTATTGGAGAATGGAAAGAAGGCGCCTTAGTTGCAATCCTTTTTGGATTAAATGAATACCTAGAGGGCTTGGGTATGCAAAAAGCGAGAAATTCAATGGAAAAACTGCTAGCAATTGCACCAAAGGAAGCTACAGTACTTGATAATGGTCAAGAAAAAATAGTCAAGATTTCATCCTTAAAAACAAATCAAATTGTATTAGTTCGTTCCGGTGAAAAAATTCCTTCGGATGGTTTAGTTTTGGAAGGAAAAAGCTCTGTAAACGAAGCAGCCATAACAGGTGAGAGCATGCCAGTTGAAAAAGAAAAAGATGAACCGGTTTATGGTGGAAGTATTAACAATGAAGGTGTACTAAAAATAAAAATCACTAAAGCATATGAAGAATCGTCTTTAGCAAAAATTCTTCATTTAGTAGAAGAAGCTCAAGAAACAAAAACACCAACAGAATTGTTTATAAATAAGTTCGCCAAATATTATACGCCATTAATTATGATCATTTCTGCCATTGTTATGCTAATCCCACCATTGGTTTTTGGCGGTAGCTGGGGAGAGTGGTTTTATCAAGGGTTAGCTGTATTAATTGTAGGTTGTCCATGTGCTTTAGTTCTATCTTCACCAATCGCTATTGTGTCTGGTATTACAAAAAATGCCCGCAATGGAATACTTGTAAAAGGCGGAGTATTCTTAGAGCAATTAGGTAAAATCCATACGGTGGCCTTTGATAAAACAGGTACACTTACAAAGGGACAGCCATTTGTTGAGAATTATGTAGAATATGATCCGAAGTTTTTACAAATTGCAGCTTCGATTGAAAAAAGCTCATCACATCCGATTGCAAAAGCAGTGCTCAGAAAAGCTGAAGGATTTACTTTAATTGAACCAGAAGAAATAAAAACAGTTTCAGGAAGTGGCATTGTTGCAAAAATTGATGGTGTGACTTACTTTCTCGGTAACGAAGCACATATGAAAGATGTGCAAATAGAGGAAGAAATAAAAGCACAAATACAACAATATAAACAATCTGGCATGACATTAGTTATATTAGCTACTTCTGAAAATGTACTTGGAATCATGGGGATCTCAGATGAAATAAGAGAAGAAAGTGCGGACGTTATGAAGGCTTTACATGAAGCAGGAATCCAAAAGACAGTGATGTTAACTGGTGATCATGAAAGCACCGCAAAGAAAGTAGCATCCAAAGTTGGATTAACTTCATATTTCGCTGGCTTGTTGCCAGATGAGAAAGTTGAAAAAGTAAAAGAGCTATCTCAAGGCAAGAAGGTTGCAATGATTGGTGATGGAATTAATGATGCACCAGCACTTGCAACAGCAGACTTAGGAATTGCAATGGGAAAAGGAACAGATAGTGCGATTGAAACAGCTGATATTGTATTAATGCAGGACCATCTTGGAAAATTACCTTCAGCTATTAAATCAGCGAAGAAAGTGAATTCCATTATTAAGCTTAATATTACCCTTGCACTTGGATTGAAGCTAATTGCCTTATTGTTAACCATTCCTGGCTTACTAACACTATGGATTGCAATCCTTTCAGATATGGGAGCAACTATACTTGTCACATTGATTAGCTTAACTGTTTTATATGAGAGGAAATAG
- a CDS encoding ArsR/SmtB family transcription factor — MEESGKKEPQEQLDEETLFIVSQTFKALGDPTRIKILHLLSQSEHSVNEIAEKLSLLQSTVSHQLRFLKNLRLVKYRREGTTLYYSPDDNHVMNVLQQTINHAQHH; from the coding sequence ATGGAAGAATCAGGTAAAAAGGAACCGCAAGAGCAATTAGATGAAGAAACATTATTTATCGTTTCTCAGACGTTTAAAGCATTAGGTGATCCAACCAGAATTAAAATCTTACACTTGCTCTCGCAAAGTGAACACTCAGTGAATGAAATTGCTGAAAAGTTATCTTTGCTTCAGTCAACAGTTTCACATCAATTAAGATTTTTGAAGAATCTACGTTTGGTTAAGTATAGAAGGGAAGGGACAACATTATATTATTCGCCTGATGATAATCACGTAATGAATGTCTTGCAACAAACAATTAACCATGCACAGCATCATTAA